A window from Verrucomicrobiia bacterium encodes these proteins:
- a CDS encoding DUF58 domain-containing protein has product MNQKAKSLALLRRLEWGVKHAAESILGGEYRSAFRGRGMEFDQVVKYEYGDDVRDIDWNVTARLGEPYRKKYIEEREVTLILVFEDSPSLQFGSGQRAKREVLMEIAGLLGLLSALNRDRFGILYASPTTHWLREPVRGRGPILHSCASLMAQQPTSWEEITEQNQVKIPWKLLFHTAPRHSVILWLNDFSPRSAPEGWASLQKRYQMMGFCVEDPWEIQFPQEASLTAYDPIGGALVRLESGSASQREAHQSWVKEKTSSWINLFPDRLARFKIDTKEDVLDALVKFFRARMNR; this is encoded by the coding sequence ATGAACCAAAAAGCCAAATCCCTGGCGCTGTTACGCCGCCTGGAATGGGGCGTAAAACATGCCGCAGAAAGCATCCTCGGTGGCGAATATCGTTCCGCCTTTCGCGGCCGCGGTATGGAGTTTGATCAAGTCGTTAAATACGAATACGGCGATGATGTTCGCGATATCGATTGGAACGTAACAGCAAGATTGGGAGAACCCTACCGCAAAAAATATATTGAAGAACGTGAAGTCACCTTAATTCTAGTTTTCGAAGACTCCCCCTCGCTCCAATTTGGTTCTGGACAACGCGCTAAACGAGAAGTTCTCATGGAAATCGCTGGCTTGCTAGGTCTATTAAGCGCTTTAAATCGAGATCGCTTTGGCATTTTATATGCTTCACCCACCACCCACTGGTTGCGAGAACCTGTGCGCGGTCGCGGCCCCATTTTACATTCCTGCGCCTCATTGATGGCTCAACAACCTACCTCTTGGGAAGAAATAACTGAACAAAACCAAGTAAAAATTCCATGGAAACTTCTTTTTCACACCGCGCCACGACACAGCGTCATTCTTTGGTTAAACGATTTTTCGCCACGCTCCGCACCGGAAGGATGGGCTAGCTTACAAAAACGTTATCAAATGATGGGATTCTGCGTTGAAGATCCTTGGGAAATCCAATTCCCGCAGGAAGCCAGCCTAACCGCTTACGATCCCATCGGTGGAGCGCTCGTGCGATTAGAAAGCGGATCAGCCTCCCAACGAGAAGCTCACCAAAGCTGGGTTAAAGAAAAAACATCAAGCTGGATTAATTTATTCCCTGACCGACTTGCCCGTTTCAAAATCGATACCAAAGAAGATGTCTTAGATGCTCTAGTCAAATTTTTCCGCGCTAGAATGAATCGGTAA